In Subdoligranulum variabile, the genomic stretch CCCCGCGCCCCAACGCCGAGGTGGAAAAGCGGCTGCTGGCCGACGGGCTGGAGGATATCTCCCCCTTCGTCACCACCAAACATACCTACACTGCGGCCTTCGTCAACGCCGAGCGCCCGCAGTACCTGGTGGTGGAGGACAAGTTCCCCAATGGCCGTCCGGCTCTGGAGAAGGCCGGCGTCTACATGACCGACCGCGAGACCGTCAACAAGACCGAGCGGATGAAGGTCACTACCTGCCTGAACCCCCTGCACACCGCCATGAGCGTTTACGGCTGCATGCTGGGCTACACCCTCATCTGCGATGAGATGAAGGACGCCGACATTGTCGCCCTCATCAAGCGTCTGGGCTATGTGGAAGGTCTGCCCGTGGTGGTCAATCCCGGCATCCTGGAGCCCAAGGCCTTCATCGACGAGGTGGTGGAGCAGCGCCTGCCCAACCCCTTCATGCCCGACGCGCCCCAGCGTATCGCCACCGATACCTCCCAGAAGGTGGGCATCCGTTTCGGCGAGACCATCAAGAGCTACATCGCCGGGGGCCGCGACCTGAACACCCTGGTGTCCATTCCTCTGGCCATCGCGGGCTGGCTGCGCTATCTGCTGGCCGTGGATGACAACCTGGCGCCGATGGAGGTTTCGCCCGATCCGCTGAAAGATGATCTGCAGGCCAAGCTGGCCGGCATCGAAGCGGGCAAGCCCGAGACCTACCAGGGTCAGCTGAAAGCCATCCTGTGCAACGAGGTGATTTTCGGCACCGATCTGACCAGGACCGTTCTGGCCGACAAGATCGAGCAGTACTTTGTGGCCGAGCTGGCCGGCCCCGGCGCCGTGCGCAAGACCCTGCACGAAGCGCTGCACTGATTCGTTCCGACGCGTGTTTGCATAAAGCCCCGGAAAACCGCTCCCAAGCCAAAAAACGCCCGCTTCTTCCATTGCATACAAGATAAAAAGGTCCGCATCGGCCAGAGTCCATAACACTCTGGTCCGATGCGGACCTTTTTTATAGAACCATTTTCAGAACGGAACTACTGCACAAAGCAATCAGCCAACCGGTGATTGCTGCTGTTCCACAGCATCCGCCTGTATTACTTGGTGATGGTGAAGGTGCGGGTAATGGGCAAAGCGAAATGGTTGCCGCCCAGGATGCAAACCGTCATCACATAGCTGCCCGGCTCCGTGGGAGGCGTGGTGGTGCTGGAATAAATACGCCATTTGCTGGTAAAGCCGGAATACAGATAGTGCACACCGCTCTGGTCAATGGAAACATCCCCGTTGTAACTCAGAATGGCTTTGAAATTGAAGTTCTTCGCCTGTTCAACGGTCATCTTGCCGGTGATGTCCTGCTGCCAGGTCAGCTTCGTGCCGCTCAGGCGCATTTTCACCAACAGGAATCCAACGCCCACACCGGTCTCATAATTCTTGCTGTCCGTCACCGCACCCACGGTATACAGACCCGCCCGGTTAGGCGTACCGAAGGAAACCCGCAGGTTGTCCGTCACAGAGGGCAGCTTGTTGATCACGGTCATGATCTGGCCGAACGTTCCCGTGTCGATGTTCAGTTTATCCAGCAGATCCAGAAGCTCCTGCGTATTGAACAGATCGCGCAGTTCGCCCAGGGTCATTCCATCGTTCATCACCTGGGTGAAGCTCTTCCCGTAAATCTTCTCCATCAAAGGATCCAGAATCTTCAGGAACGCCGTATTGGTATAACGGTCCGGCAGGTCCAGATAAATGGCGGTGGTCACATTGCTGGTGGTGCCCGCATAGATGGTATACACGTCGAACTTGTCCGCCGGATTCATCGTGATGAAATCCGCCGGTACCTGCTGGTCAGCATAGATGTTGGTGGAATGTACTGTGACGCTCACCTTTGCCTTGTTGACCGTTACGGTACTTTCGGCCTCTTCACTGGGCCGATACTCTGCATTGCCCTTGTAGCTTACG encodes the following:
- a CDS encoding mannitol dehydrogenase family protein, which codes for MKLNYASLHQPENWPGYHLPSFDPEAVARSTRQHPRWLHFGAGNIFRIFPAVLCQRLLEAGETDTGVICCESYDDEIITRCYRPYDNLSIAVTLCPDGSTEKEVVGSISESLTLLEDSDRVQQIFEAPSLQMVSFTITEKGYALRSPDGQLTPVVAADMQNGPEGCRHLMARLAAFCLARCHACGAPLALVSMDNCSHNGEKLQNAVLEIARAWHDNGKISAEELAYLEEKISFPWSMIDKITPRPNAEVEKRLLADGLEDISPFVTTKHTYTAAFVNAERPQYLVVEDKFPNGRPALEKAGVYMTDRETVNKTERMKVTTCLNPLHTAMSVYGCMLGYTLICDEMKDADIVALIKRLGYVEGLPVVVNPGILEPKAFIDEVVEQRLPNPFMPDAPQRIATDTSQKVGIRFGETIKSYIAGGRDLNTLVSIPLAIAGWLRYLLAVDDNLAPMEVSPDPLKDDLQAKLAGIEAGKPETYQGQLKAILCNEVIFGTDLTRTVLADKIEQYFVAELAGPGAVRKTLHEALH